A single window of Methylobacterium nodulans ORS 2060 DNA harbors:
- the cysD gene encoding sulfate adenylyltransferase subunit CysD gives MSAALKPLAQLDTPRLTHLQRLEAESIHIMRETVAETENPVMLYSIGKDSSVLLHLALKAFAPGRLPFPLLHVDTTWKFREMIAFRDARAKELGLDLLVYTNPDGLARGIGPVSHGSEVHTDVMKTQALRQALDKYKFDAAFGGARRDEEASRAKERIVSLRTAQHRWDPKRQRAEPWHLYNLKKKRGESLRVFPLSNWTELDIWLYIEQERIPIVPLYFSAERPVVRRDGQLIMVDDERLPLEPGETPELRKVRFRTLGCYPLTGAVESDAATLPEIIGETLAARTSERQGRVIDKDGAGAMERKKQEGYF, from the coding sequence ATGAGCGCCGCGCTCAAGCCCCTCGCGCAGCTCGACACGCCGCGCCTGACCCATCTTCAGCGCCTGGAGGCGGAGAGCATCCATATCATGCGGGAGACGGTCGCCGAGACCGAGAACCCGGTGATGCTCTACTCGATCGGCAAGGACTCCTCCGTCCTCCTGCACCTCGCGCTCAAGGCCTTCGCGCCGGGCCGCCTGCCCTTCCCGCTCCTCCATGTCGACACGACCTGGAAGTTCAGGGAGATGATCGCCTTCCGCGACGCGCGCGCGAAGGAGCTCGGGCTCGACCTCCTCGTCTACACGAACCCGGACGGGCTCGCCCGCGGCATCGGGCCGGTGAGCCACGGCTCCGAGGTCCATACCGACGTGATGAAGACGCAGGCCCTGCGGCAGGCCCTCGACAAGTACAAGTTCGACGCCGCGTTCGGCGGCGCGCGGCGCGACGAGGAAGCCTCGCGCGCCAAGGAGCGCATCGTCTCCTTGCGCACGGCGCAGCACCGCTGGGACCCGAAGCGCCAGCGCGCCGAGCCCTGGCACCTCTACAACCTCAAGAAGAAGCGCGGCGAATCCTTGCGCGTCTTCCCCCTCTCGAACTGGACCGAGCTCGATATCTGGCTCTACATCGAGCAGGAGAGGATTCCGATCGTGCCGCTCTACTTCTCGGCCGAGCGGCCGGTGGTGCGGCGTGACGGCCAGCTCATCATGGTCGACGACGAGCGGCTGCCGCTCGAGCCGGGCGAGACGCCCGAGCTGCGTAAGGTGCGGTTCCGCACCCTCGGCTGCTATCCGCTCACCGGGGCGGTGGAGAGCGACGCCGCGACCCTGCCGGAGATCATCGGCGAGACGCTGGCCGCCCGCACCTCCGAACGCCAGGGCCGGGTGATCGACAAGGACGGGGCGGGCGCCATGGAGCGCAAGAAGCAGGAAGGCTACTTCTGA
- a CDS encoding Lrp/AsnC family transcriptional regulator gives MDAIDLKILALLQQDATLSIAQIGERVGLSQTPCWKRIQRLEAEGVIDRRVAVLDPVKLGLGLTVFVSVETSDHSREWLDRFAAAVAAMPEVLEFYRMAGDVDYMLRVVVSDMQAYDAFYKRLIGSLPLKNVTSRFAMEKVKSTTALPLPAAPFAPAVVAAGLGGK, from the coding sequence GTGGATGCCATCGATTTGAAGATCCTGGCCCTGCTGCAGCAGGACGCGACCCTCTCGATCGCCCAGATTGGCGAGCGCGTCGGCTTGTCGCAGACGCCCTGCTGGAAGCGGATCCAGCGACTCGAGGCCGAGGGCGTGATCGACCGGCGCGTGGCGGTGCTGGACCCGGTGAAGCTCGGGCTCGGCCTCACCGTCTTCGTCTCCGTGGAGACGAGCGACCATTCGCGCGAGTGGCTCGACCGCTTCGCCGCGGCGGTCGCCGCCATGCCGGAGGTGCTCGAATTCTACCGGATGGCCGGCGACGTGGACTACATGCTGCGGGTCGTCGTCTCCGACATGCAGGCCTACGACGCCTTCTACAAGCGGCTGATCGGCTCGCTCCCGCTGAAGAACGTGACCTCCCGCTTCGCCATGGAGAAGGTGAAGAGCACCACGGCTTTGCCCCTGCCGGCGGCGCCGTTCGCGCCGGCCGTCGTGGCTGCCGGACTCGGGGGAAAATAA
- a CDS encoding phosphoadenylyl-sulfate reductase, translating into MTVALDRAAQELASALAPLDIAARLALIDRSVEGRLVFTTSFGLEDQALTHFLRMAKSRAEIVTLDTGRLFPETYDVWAETEAAYGFRIRAYVPDREAEELFVAESGINGFRHSVEARQACCGFRKVVPLARALEGAAAWITGLRAGQSANRAATPLAEADAARGLIKINPLADWSREDVAGAVHENFVPYNVLHDRGFPSIGCAPCTRAVKVGEPERAGRWWWEQESKKECGLHVAGAPGSHATTAAQSTGTVPHSSKPELAA; encoded by the coding sequence ATGACAGTGGCTCTCGACCGTGCGGCGCAGGAATTGGCCTCTGCGCTCGCCCCCCTCGACATCGCCGCCCGCCTCGCGCTGATCGACCGGAGCGTGGAGGGCCGGCTGGTCTTCACCACGAGCTTCGGGCTCGAGGATCAGGCGCTCACGCATTTCCTGCGCATGGCGAAATCGCGGGCCGAGATCGTCACCCTCGATACCGGCCGCCTCTTCCCCGAGACCTACGACGTCTGGGCGGAGACCGAGGCGGCCTATGGTTTCCGCATCCGCGCCTACGTGCCCGACCGCGAGGCCGAGGAGCTCTTCGTGGCGGAATCCGGCATCAACGGCTTCCGGCACTCGGTCGAGGCGCGGCAGGCCTGCTGCGGCTTCCGCAAGGTGGTGCCGCTCGCCCGTGCGCTCGAAGGCGCCGCGGCCTGGATCACGGGGCTTCGCGCCGGCCAGTCGGCGAACCGCGCCGCCACCCCGCTCGCGGAGGCCGATGCCGCCCGCGGCCTCATCAAGATCAACCCGCTCGCGGACTGGTCCCGGGAGGACGTGGCCGGCGCGGTGCACGAAAACTTCGTTCCCTACAACGTCCTGCACGACCGGGGCTTCCCGTCGATCGGCTGCGCGCCCTGCACGCGGGCGGTGAAGGTCGGCGAGCCCGAGCGGGCCGGACGCTGGTGGTGGGAACAGGAATCCAAGAAGGAATGCGGCCTGCACGTCGCAGGCGCCCCCGGCAGCCATGCCACCACGGCGGCGCAATCGACCGGCACGGTCCCGCATTCGTCCAAACCGGAGTTGGCCGCATGA